One window from the genome of Carnobacteriaceae bacterium zg-84 encodes:
- a CDS encoding ribonuclease HIII: protein MTTIKMNTVQIEQLKNFYQDYLKPTCPPYSLFSAVKDGTTITAYESGKVLFQGSNAQAEAQQWGTFDTNEKKQDNNLPPNFQTWSVIGSDETGTGSYFGSIVVCATYVKKEQLASLKQLGVQDSKNLSDSRIAILATQLKEIVPYSLLVVEPPKYNDIQPTMSQGKMKAILHNYALGKLLKKISPEYPDGLLIDQFELPQTYFSHIKDEPVQIKKDVYFATKGESHHLAVACASIIARYEFIENLKKLSKQAGINLPSGAGHSVDVVASQLLKKDKNALSYYAKLHFANTEKAKKLK, encoded by the coding sequence ATGACGACGATAAAAATGAACACAGTACAAATAGAACAATTAAAAAATTTTTACCAAGATTACTTAAAACCAACATGCCCACCATACAGTTTGTTTTCTGCTGTTAAAGACGGAACGACTATTACCGCTTATGAATCTGGCAAAGTACTTTTTCAAGGCTCTAATGCACAAGCAGAAGCACAACAGTGGGGGACTTTTGATACAAATGAAAAAAAACAGGATAATAACTTGCCACCCAATTTCCAAACATGGTCTGTTATTGGTAGTGACGAAACAGGTACCGGTAGTTATTTTGGATCAATTGTCGTATGTGCTACATATGTCAAAAAAGAACAATTAGCGTCTTTAAAGCAACTTGGTGTACAAGACTCAAAAAATTTATCCGATTCTCGCATTGCTATTTTAGCAACACAATTAAAAGAAATAGTACCTTATAGCTTGCTTGTCGTTGAACCACCAAAATACAATGACATTCAGCCAACCATGTCCCAAGGGAAAATGAAAGCTATTTTGCACAATTATGCACTCGGAAAATTATTAAAAAAAATATCTCCCGAGTATCCTGACGGTTTGCTTATTGACCAATTCGAATTACCTCAAACCTATTTTTCACACATAAAAGATGAACCCGTTCAAATTAAAAAAGATGTGTACTTCGCCACAAAAGGAGAAAGTCATCATTTAGCTGTTGCATGTGCAAGCATTATCGCAAGATATGAATTTATTGAAAATTTAAAAAAACTCTCAAAACAAGCGGGTATAAACTTGCCATCTGGTGCAGGTCATTCTGTTGATGTTGTGGCAAGTCAATTACTCAAAAAAGATAAAAACGCACTATCTTATTATGCTAAATTACATTTTGCCAATACAGAAAAAGCTAAAAAATTAAAATAA
- the mvk gene encoding mevalonate kinase, with product MNITKKKTATGTASGKIILIGEHAAVYGHPAIAIPCTAVQTHVNISPAKNGLYLYCDLYEGLIDDMPELLTGLKTIINATLYYLNQEHTPLHIRIESSIPSERGMGSSAAVSCAIVRSLCQYFNKSITTKELIHLVQIAEKVVHGNPSGLDATIISTETPLFFEKGKPFKKISINTTGYLVIADTGLTGQTKQAIEKVATLKKVAPKTHTSIMTTLSNMTHRVTHYLATNQLHALGQTMTHAHHALQKLGVSHPLLDQLVSLSLEHGALGAKLTGGGLGGCMIALAKTKQDADALRCILLSKGAKQAFVQPL from the coding sequence ATGAATATAACCAAAAAGAAAACAGCAACGGGAACAGCAAGTGGTAAAATTATTTTAATTGGTGAACACGCCGCTGTTTATGGACATCCTGCTATCGCCATTCCTTGTACAGCTGTCCAAACACATGTAAATATTTCTCCAGCAAAGAACGGCTTATATTTATATTGTGATTTATATGAAGGACTAATTGATGATATGCCAGAATTACTAACTGGTTTGAAAACAATTATTAACGCCACTTTATACTACTTAAACCAAGAACATACACCTCTACACATTCGTATAGAAAGCTCTATTCCATCAGAGCGAGGTATGGGGTCTAGTGCTGCTGTTTCTTGCGCAATTGTCCGTAGTTTATGTCAATATTTCAATAAATCGATTACAACAAAGGAACTAATACATCTTGTTCAAATTGCTGAAAAAGTCGTTCATGGTAATCCAAGCGGCTTAGATGCCACAATTATTTCAACGGAAACACCTTTATTTTTTGAAAAAGGCAAACCCTTTAAAAAAATCAGCATAAATACGACTGGTTATCTCGTCATTGCAGATACAGGATTAACAGGACAAACAAAACAAGCCATTGAAAAAGTAGCAACCTTAAAAAAAGTAGCGCCAAAAACACATACATCTATCATGACCACATTATCAAATATGACACATCGTGTCACACATTATTTGGCAACCAATCAATTACATGCTTTAGGACAGACCATGACACATGCTCATCACGCTTTACAAAAATTAGGCGTATCGCATCCGTTATTGGATCAACTTGTATCCTTATCCTTAGAGCACGGTGCACTTGGCGCTAAACTTACTGGTGGTGGTTTAGGTGGCTGTATGATTGCTTTAGCAAAAACAAAACAAGATGCAGATGCTTTAAGATGTATATTACTATCAAAAGGGGCTAAACAAGCCTTTGTTCAACCTCTATAA